ATTACAAAAGAAGAAATGATGCATCTCTTTAGACTTACCGAAGTTCATCCTCCCTATAAAATGCCATACAGCATTGAGCTTAGAGATAAGGCTTTATTGTCTGTGTTGTATTCTTGTGGACTTCGATTGAATGAAGCTTACTGCTTGAACGCATCCGATATCAATCTATTTACAAAAATACTTCATGTAAAACATGCCAAAGGAAATAAAGAGCGATATGTGCCTTTTACCGAATCCACAAAATCCATTTTTCAGAAATATCTTTTTGATGCTCGACCCTATTTAGCTAAAAGTAAAGAAGAAGCTTTTTTTGTGAGTATTCGATCAGGGCGTATGTCTAAAAGCAATTTTTCTAAACGATTAGAAGAACTACAAAGGCGTTCAGATCATCCAAGTTTTAAGCAAAAAGTTCTGCATCCCCATTTACTTCGCCATAGCATAGCTACTCATTTATTGGAAGCAGGAATGAATTTGCAAGACATTGCCGATTTTCTTGGTCATAGCTCCTTAGATTCTACTCAAATATATACTCACTTAATTCAAAAAAAACATGAATTGTAATTTCCAAATCTACCTTGAAAGCAAAGGGTATAGTTATAAATCGATAAACCGATCTTTAGCTGAGCTGGATTATTTTAAAACTTGGTGTTTACAAAACAATCTGGAAAGTGAAGTTTTGGAGTATAAAGATTTGATTGATTTCCTACAGTTTTTAGAAATAACAGCTAAGGTTAAAAACATCACTAAAGCTAAATATCTAACCAGTATTAAGCATTATTATTCTTTTCTCTGTGATCAAGGGATCCGAGAATCCAATCCTACTCGTTATATCAAAATTAAAGGAATAAAACGCAAACAATATCACACCATCCTAAGTAAGGAAGAACTCGAATACCTCTACTTAAATTATCAAGTGTTTGATGTAAAAGAAGAGATAGAATGGTGTAGAAAGAGAAATAAGGTGATTCTCGGATTTTATGTATTTCAGGGAATTGATACTACTTCTTTAAAAAGCTTAAATACAAAAAATGTTGATTTAAAAACAGGTACTGTTCATATCCCAAACACAAGAAAAAGTAAAGAACGAAGTTTAAAATTAAACCCTTTGCAGATGATGGATTTATTGGAATACATCAGTGATATTAGAGAGAAAATTCTTAACCAATATCAAAAAGAAACAACGCAATTATTCTTTTCAACAGGAAGTCGTGAGGATATTCAGAATGTATTAGCCAAACTCAAAAAACAACTGAGTAAACAAGATCCAAAATTCAACTGTTTCAAACAAATAAGAGCATCAAGAATTACGTATTGGATTAAGACGGAAAATCTAAGAATAGCTCAATACAACGCAGGGCATGCTTATATTTCGAGTACAGAGAATTACAAGGTTCATGATACCGATTCTTTGGCTTTAGCCGTGGAGAATTTTATGCCGAAATTGGGGTGATTCATTGAAAGGTGATTTAAATCGATTAACTTTAGAAAAAAAAATTATGATAGGATTTCAAGAAAGATATATCAACCTATTTACAGGATATGGTTTTCAAAGATTATTTGTTGAAAAATCCAATAAAGATTTACTATTAGATTTCCTAAACACATTCTTAAAAGAAAAAGAAGGACAAATAATATCTATATTCTATCTAGATAATGAAGACGAAAGTGTCCCTTATCTTAAGAGCAATGAAGGTATTTGTATTCTTTGTGTAAACCAGAAGAAACAAAAGATAATAGTTGAATTTCAAATTCAAAATCATCCTATCGGTAATACTGTTATAGATTTTTATCGTTCTATATCTTCAATTGAAAAGCAAATATCGCGATCAAAGTTAACTATAGAAAGTACCACATTGTATACAATAGTTTTAACCGACTTTGTATTTAAAGAAAATAGAAAGGATGGTACTCAATATCTTTATACTCAAGAAATAGATTTTGGTGCAAATTTCGAAAATAATATGTGCTTTACATATGTAGAACTTCCAAAATTTATCAAGAACACAAATGAGCTGACCACAGATCTTGACAAATGGTTATTTGTCATAAAAA
This region of Flavobacteriales bacterium genomic DNA includes:
- a CDS encoding tyrosine-type recombinase/integrase produces the protein MNKAYSSNILKSKAFRYVLSDFSSWLSVLGYSSSTVYQLPLLVKEFLEFLESIHKNELSAINQKHIEYYYRNILQKREHKRIPGKGLSNAHLNKHQHALRLLTDYLRKNGKSLILSPRILRESTESKDIQIITKEEMMHLFRLTEVHPPYKMPYSIELRDKALLSVLYSCGLRLNEAYCLNASDINLFTKILHVKHAKGNKERYVPFTESTKSIFQKYLFDARPYLAKSKEEAFFVSIRSGRMSKSNFSKRLEELQRRSDHPSFKQKVLHPHLLRHSIATHLLEAGMNLQDIADFLGHSSLDSTQIYTHLIQKKHEL
- a CDS encoding site-specific integrase, whose product is MNCNFQIYLESKGYSYKSINRSLAELDYFKTWCLQNNLESEVLEYKDLIDFLQFLEITAKVKNITKAKYLTSIKHYYSFLCDQGIRESNPTRYIKIKGIKRKQYHTILSKEELEYLYLNYQVFDVKEEIEWCRKRNKVILGFYVFQGIDTTSLKSLNTKNVDLKTGTVHIPNTRKSKERSLKLNPLQMMDLLEYISDIREKILNQYQKETTQLFFSTGSREDIQNVLAKLKKQLSKQDPKFNCFKQIRASRITYWIKTENLRIAQYNAGHAYISSTENYKVHDTDSLALAVENFMPKLG
- a CDS encoding Rpn family recombination-promoting nuclease/putative transposase, whose product is MIGFQERYINLFTGYGFQRLFVEKSNKDLLLDFLNTFLKEKEGQIISIFYLDNEDESVPYLKSNEGICILCVNQKKQKIIVEFQIQNHPIGNTVIDFYRSISSIEKQISRSKLTIESTTLYTIVLTDFVFKENRKDGTQYLYTQEIDFGANFENNMCFTYVELPKFIKNTNELTTDLDKWLFVIKNLHNLDKRPSTHDEIIFQKLFSVADLRTMTNQDWQYYETSMKHYRDLNNVHNYQFEKGFEEGIKMAQEEVKKSQFEKGYKEGVKTAQEEIKKRVSNKRIIDELLKTLSIEKITSLTGLTELEILRIQGTKDGND